The following coding sequences lie in one Candidatus Eisenbacteria bacterium genomic window:
- a CDS encoding PAS domain S-box protein: protein MTVPPIRGYSPSAAIPMVGEAFLEFFDRAPIGLFLLDSDRRIIRANEALAELTGIAASILPDSSLRRLLSPEAPLDLEDRIFEELSRSNQWDGELEMRTSIGDTSPMKVSITPVGSDGKGPVRYVATVIELGEQRWIEAESSRRAAELAAFASIAVAAGSSVDPNEMLNTVARSIVDRLEVDACWIHRYEAAHSHISLAGEASYLSGSLRLSPTMIPDAVNPAVLRTIETREQTTESELLDRSIATIVHAPLLALDEIVGVISILSVEGEKLSARNSDLLRAVSYQVGTAIQNVRLLESIQDQQEELQAKNAQLELYVEELMNADRLKNEFLANTSHELRTPLNSIIGFLNLVLDGLCESEEEQKELLGHALRSGRHLLDLINDVLDLSRIEAGRLQLELREVDLAFVLAEVQSTLAVQALEKHLQLAIAPPPHGLKVSADESRLRQVLMNIVGNAIKFTQRGEVRVSVDAPDGSPFVEIRVKDTGIGVPADRRERLFRKFSQADASTTRKFGGSGLGLVIVKELLEMMGGGVRLDSGGDGLGTLVTITIVRAVGQSPVFGADAPGGPARSS, encoded by the coding sequence ATGACCGTGCCGCCCATTCGAGGGTATTCGCCTTCCGCCGCAATCCCCATGGTGGGCGAGGCATTCTTGGAGTTCTTCGACCGCGCGCCGATCGGGCTCTTCCTCCTCGACAGCGATCGAAGGATCATTCGCGCGAACGAAGCGTTGGCCGAGCTCACCGGGATCGCCGCGTCGATCCTTCCCGATTCGTCTCTCCGACGTTTGCTCTCGCCCGAGGCCCCGCTGGATCTCGAGGATCGAATCTTCGAAGAGCTGAGCCGCTCCAACCAGTGGGACGGCGAGCTGGAGATGCGGACCTCGATCGGCGACACGAGCCCGATGAAGGTCTCGATCACCCCGGTCGGCTCGGACGGCAAAGGGCCGGTCCGCTACGTGGCGACGGTGATCGAGCTGGGCGAGCAGCGCTGGATCGAGGCCGAGTCGAGCCGCCGCGCGGCGGAGCTGGCAGCCTTCGCCTCGATCGCCGTCGCCGCCGGCAGCAGCGTCGACCCGAACGAAATGCTCAACACGGTGGCGCGCTCGATCGTCGACCGACTCGAGGTCGATGCTTGCTGGATCCACCGCTACGAGGCGGCCCACTCGCACATTTCGCTCGCCGGGGAGGCCAGCTATCTGAGTGGATCGTTGCGGCTCTCGCCCACCATGATTCCCGACGCGGTCAATCCGGCCGTCCTGCGCACGATCGAGACGCGGGAGCAGACCACCGAATCGGAGCTTCTCGACCGAAGCATCGCGACGATCGTGCACGCGCCGCTTCTCGCGCTGGACGAAATCGTGGGGGTCATCTCGATCCTGAGCGTGGAGGGAGAGAAGCTGAGCGCGCGGAACTCCGATCTCCTCCGCGCCGTGAGCTACCAGGTGGGCACTGCGATCCAGAACGTCCGCCTCCTCGAGTCGATCCAGGACCAGCAGGAGGAGCTCCAGGCCAAGAACGCGCAGCTCGAGCTCTACGTCGAAGAGCTGATGAACGCCGATCGCTTGAAGAACGAGTTCCTGGCGAACACGTCGCACGAGCTTCGGACCCCGCTCAACTCCATCATCGGCTTCCTGAATCTCGTGCTGGACGGTCTCTGCGAGAGCGAGGAGGAACAGAAGGAGTTGTTGGGACATGCCCTCCGGAGCGGGCGCCATCTCCTCGATCTGATCAACGACGTGCTCGACCTCTCGCGCATCGAGGCCGGGCGTCTTCAGCTCGAGCTGCGCGAGGTCGATCTCGCGTTCGTCCTCGCCGAGGTGCAGAGCACGCTGGCGGTCCAGGCCCTGGAGAAGCACCTCCAGCTCGCCATCGCCCCGCCGCCGCACGGCCTCAAGGTTTCCGCGGACGAGTCCCGCCTTCGCCAGGTGCTCATGAACATCGTCGGGAACGCCATCAAGTTCACGCAGCGCGGCGAAGTCCGGGTCAGCGTCGACGCCCCGGATGGATCGCCGTTCGTCGAGATCCGCGTGAAGGATACCGGGATCGGAGTCCCGGCCGACAGGCGGGAGCGCCTCTTCCGGAAGTTCTCGCAGGCTGACGCGTCGACGACGCGGAAATTCGGTGGCTCAGGGCTCGGCCTGGTCATCGTGAAGGAGCTGCTCGAGATGATGGGTGGGGGGGTGCGTCTGGACAGCGGGGGCGACGGGCTGGGCACCCTCGTCACGATCACCATCGTCCGCGCCGTCGGCCAATCGCCTGTATTTGGCGCCGACGCCCCGGGCGGTCCCGCTAGGTCTTCGTAA
- a CDS encoding thiamine diphosphokinase — MSNAVILANGFPPSRETLTRALARSSLFVCADGGANVARDFGLTPHAIIGDLDSATTETLAHFIDLPIIRDADTERTDTEKAVEWVFKQGTFDVVTLLGASAGRLDHVLGHVSLLRRHHDRARLILEDDSGRAWLARGTAAIEGKPGAVVSFFAVGEPAEGVTTDNLRYRLRDSRLEMGIQDSISNVVERNPASIRIARGDLLVIELTKT, encoded by the coding sequence ATGTCCAACGCCGTGATCCTCGCGAACGGATTCCCGCCGAGCCGAGAGACTCTCACCCGCGCACTGGCTCGATCGTCCCTCTTTGTTTGCGCCGACGGAGGCGCGAACGTCGCGCGCGACTTCGGCCTGACGCCCCACGCGATCATCGGAGATCTCGACTCGGCGACGACCGAAACCCTGGCTCACTTCATCGACCTCCCGATCATCCGCGACGCCGACACGGAGCGCACGGATACCGAGAAGGCTGTGGAGTGGGTCTTCAAGCAAGGCACGTTCGACGTCGTCACATTGCTGGGCGCGAGCGCGGGCCGCCTGGACCACGTCCTCGGCCACGTCTCGCTCCTTCGCCGTCACCACGACCGGGCGCGGCTCATCTTGGAGGACGACAGCGGCCGAGCCTGGCTAGCACGCGGGACCGCCGCGATCGAAGGCAAACCGGGAGCGGTCGTTTCGTTTTTCGCGGTGGGAGAGCCTGCGGAAGGGGTCACGACGGATAATCTGCGATACAGACTGCGCGATTCGCGGCTCGAGATGGGAATCCAGGATTCGATCTCGAACGTCGTGGAGAGGAATCCCGCATCGATCCGGATCGCGCGCGGCGACCTTCTGGTGATCGAGCTTACGAAGACCTAG